A window of the Phragmites australis chromosome 20, lpPhrAust1.1, whole genome shotgun sequence genome harbors these coding sequences:
- the LOC133901999 gene encoding uncharacterized protein LOC133901999 produces MEMEAETRKRDRPREAVVPRRKKEITPAEQQWMALAAAEALAAREKAMAEEKDKPPTDFLAVQAAEFRESWTRLWSDHFGDFEDTTKIPPMRFTDNPAPPYTAFRDETLQIFSVKVAGVRQGLQWPLHVFGTVALRDAVDRNRNIIFNRKRDNCQTLTQEDPNLALTGPTRAVVMLRPVTFEVELTVRGNTESEDKDLSYLAVPLMHRSPFDSCLFISDYTSKLSTLEFTHAHLFYSVEATISVRVIGGSWHGYRCQFFACTASINQEVLLLDSGNEEVPVAGDGDIELSRKVASVEFEGKLKVFVKAWHGDNFFVKKEMVFTPKEAGRSHGILNVGFCKMKVTVAWSLISRDHNPTKSLV; encoded by the exons ATGGAGATGGAGGCGGAGACGCGGAAGAGAGACCGCCCAAGGGAAGCGGTCGTcccgaggaggaagaaggagattACTCCGGCGGAACAGCAGTGGATGGCGCTCGCGGCGGCGGAAGCGCTCGCGGCGCGGGAGAAGGCGATGGCCGAGGAGAAGGATAAGCCGCCGACGGACTTTCTCGCCGTGCAGGCTGCCGAGTTCCGCGAGTCCTGGACCAGGCTCTGGTCCGACCACTTCGGCGACTTCGAGGACACCA CCAAGATCCCACCCATGCGTTTTACAGATAATCCTGCGCCGCCCTACACTGCCTTCCGCGACGAGACTCTACAGATCTTTTCAGTCAAAGTCGCAGGAGTAAGACAGGGTTTACAATGGCCGCTCCATGTGTTTGGTACAGTTGCCCTACGCGACGCAGTTGATCGCAATCGCAATATTATCTTCAACCGTAAAAGGGATAACTGCCAGACCCTCACCCAAGAG GACCCAAATTTAGCACTGACAGGTCCTACCCGTGCTGTTGTGATGTTGCGTCCTGTGACCTTCGAGGTTGAGCTGACAGTGAGGGGCAATACTGAATCTGAGGATAAAGACTTGAGCTATCTAGCCGTGCCATTAATGCATCGATCTCCATTTGATTCATGCCTTTTTATCAGTGATTACACTAGCAAGCTTAGCACACTTGAGTTTACACATGCTCATCTTTTTTACTCTGTGGAGGCCACAATAAGTGTGCGAGTCATTGGTGGGTCATGGCATGGTTACCGCTGTCAGTTTTTTGCCTGTACTGCCAGTATCAATCAGGAGGTCTTGTTACTTGATTCTGGAAACGAGGAAGTTCCTGTTGCTGGTGATGGCGATATTGAGCTTTCAAGGAAGGTTGCTTCTGTTGAATTTGAGGGAAAGTTGAAGGTTTTTGTCAAGGCATGGCATGGTGATAActtttttgtgaagaaagagatgGTTTTCACACCTAAGGAAGCTGGTAGAAGCCATGGTATTCTTAATGTTGGCTTCTGTAAAATGAAAGTCACCGTCGCTTGGTCGCTTATTTCACGTgatcataatcctactaaaagTTTAGTTTAG